A single Dysgonomonas mossii DNA region contains:
- the gltA gene encoding NADPH-dependent glutamate synthase — MTEQEYIQARRSEPWREELRKTMKAKERGEKSRVHMPELDAEYRSHSLKEEVNLGLTEEQAMAEAARCLDCANPTCMEGCPVGIQIPTFIKNIERGEFLEAAKVLKETSALPAVCGRVCPQEKQCEAKCIYIQKMKKEPVAIGYLERFAADYERESGQVAIPELAPANGIKIAAVGSGPAGLSFAGDMAKRGYDVTVFEALHEIGGVLKYGIPEFRLPNEIVDVEINVLRDMGVKFVKNCIVGKTITHEDLREKGFKGIFAASGAGLPNFMNIPGENLIGVMSSNEYLTRVNLMDASNPESDTPVQMGKKVAVIGAGNTAMDAIRTAKRLGAEKAYIIYRRSEEEMPARIEEVKHAKEEGIEFYTLHNPIKYEGDEKGHVKRMLLQKMELGEPDASGRRKPIAIEGATEWFDIDEVIVSVGVSPNPLIPSTFKGLQVSKWGTIIVNQETMQSDLPDVYAGGDIVRGGATVILAMGDGRKAAAAMDKALKG; from the coding sequence ATGACAGAACAAGAATATATACAAGCACGCCGAAGCGAACCATGGAGAGAGGAACTGCGTAAAACCATGAAGGCTAAAGAACGAGGAGAAAAATCTCGTGTACACATGCCCGAGTTGGATGCTGAATACAGAAGCCACTCCCTGAAAGAAGAAGTTAATTTAGGACTTACCGAAGAACAAGCTATGGCAGAAGCGGCACGATGCCTCGACTGCGCAAACCCTACTTGTATGGAAGGTTGTCCGGTGGGAATCCAAATACCAACCTTCATTAAAAACATAGAGCGTGGTGAATTTCTTGAAGCAGCTAAAGTGCTGAAAGAAACAAGCGCCTTGCCTGCTGTCTGCGGACGTGTATGCCCACAAGAAAAGCAGTGTGAAGCGAAATGTATCTATATACAAAAGATGAAAAAAGAGCCGGTGGCTATCGGATACTTAGAGCGCTTTGCGGCAGACTATGAGCGTGAAAGCGGACAAGTAGCTATACCCGAACTAGCTCCTGCCAATGGCATAAAAATAGCGGCCGTAGGTTCAGGCCCGGCAGGACTTTCTTTTGCCGGAGATATGGCAAAACGAGGATATGACGTAACTGTATTTGAGGCACTACATGAGATTGGGGGCGTTCTTAAATATGGTATACCAGAGTTCCGTCTTCCAAACGAAATAGTAGACGTTGAAATAAATGTACTTCGTGATATGGGGGTTAAGTTCGTCAAGAACTGTATTGTTGGAAAAACGATTACCCACGAAGACCTGAGAGAAAAAGGCTTCAAGGGAATTTTTGCTGCAAGCGGAGCAGGGCTTCCTAACTTCATGAATATTCCGGGAGAAAATCTGATTGGAGTGATGTCGTCTAATGAATATCTTACCCGTGTCAACCTGATGGATGCATCAAACCCGGAAAGTGACACCCCTGTGCAAATGGGTAAGAAAGTTGCTGTTATAGGTGCAGGTAACACTGCTATGGATGCGATACGTACAGCAAAACGTTTAGGTGCAGAAAAAGCATATATCATTTATCGCCGCTCGGAAGAAGAAATGCCAGCCCGTATAGAGGAAGTAAAACATGCCAAAGAAGAAGGTATTGAGTTCTATACGCTGCATAATCCAATTAAGTACGAAGGTGATGAAAAAGGTCATGTAAAACGAATGCTCCTACAGAAGATGGAGCTTGGTGAACCGGACGCATCTGGTCGTCGTAAGCCTATCGCAATCGAAGGAGCTACTGAATGGTTCGACATAGATGAAGTAATAGTCAGTGTTGGAGTATCTCCAAATCCATTAATTCCTTCAACGTTTAAAGGTCTTCAAGTTTCTAAGTGGGGAACAATCATTGTGAATCAGGAAACAATGCAATCTGACCTGCCGGATGTATATGCGGGGGGTGACATCGTTCGTGGAGGGGCAACAGTTATTCTGGCCATGGGTGATGGACGTAAAGCTGCTGCAGCAATGGACAAAGCATTAAAAGGATAA
- a CDS encoding carboxypeptidase-like regulatory domain-containing protein, with amino-acid sequence MRKCLFLVLLTFISSHLFAQTLVQGTVIDKDSNKPIADVIVQYGATSRDYVNTDTKGRYAIPTVSEDVIHFQCIGYKVKSVAKSSLLINPVVRMELNPVYLNPIVISPGDADALLDEAMQNTKKKLLLDLHLGYLLHFQQTKKSDTLQNEIYMKYATTLKDKDLKKNMKRERVPYMLNIIDIRRVQRTVTPTSELYGAEYHASHLFTFGKSENNETTRSFTSDSSYIVLQIEPLQGKDGWARGEIFINKDDMTIASMEIESIDSVLASQPYKRYMGNRVKIKRKVGRFSFKKIGDKYYMSDCYTYYRFQTLDEFGKEDEITYFCDVEFKGVIEKKQMRNRRLSGFCQELFYFPDSTAREFWDENFAQDLETYYQGSGIAPTKQVPMSKKIFNVVKFVVPAVAIALLVK; translated from the coding sequence ATGAGAAAATGTCTTTTTCTAGTCTTATTGACCTTTATCAGTAGTCATCTTTTTGCACAAACTTTAGTTCAAGGAACAGTCATCGATAAGGATAGCAACAAACCTATAGCGGATGTGATAGTACAGTATGGAGCCACTTCGAGAGACTATGTTAATACAGATACTAAAGGAAGATATGCTATTCCGACTGTAAGTGAAGATGTTATTCATTTCCAATGCATTGGTTACAAAGTGAAATCTGTTGCTAAAAGTTCACTTTTGATAAACCCTGTTGTTCGGATGGAATTGAATCCTGTATATCTTAACCCCATTGTTATTAGCCCGGGAGATGCAGATGCTCTGTTGGATGAAGCAATGCAAAACACGAAGAAGAAGCTCCTGCTCGATCTTCATCTGGGATACTTGTTGCACTTTCAGCAGACAAAAAAGTCGGATACATTGCAGAATGAAATATATATGAAGTATGCAACAACACTGAAAGATAAGGATCTGAAGAAAAATATGAAAAGGGAGAGAGTCCCTTATATGCTCAATATTATTGATATAAGGCGTGTGCAACGAACAGTGACTCCTACTTCGGAATTATACGGGGCAGAATACCATGCTTCACATCTATTTACCTTTGGCAAAAGTGAGAATAACGAAACTACACGTTCTTTCACATCTGATAGTTCATATATCGTTTTGCAGATAGAGCCTCTCCAAGGCAAGGATGGTTGGGCACGAGGTGAGATATTCATTAATAAAGATGATATGACTATTGCTTCTATGGAGATAGAGTCTATCGACTCTGTTTTGGCTAGTCAGCCGTATAAGCGGTATATGGGAAACCGAGTTAAAATAAAGAGAAAGGTCGGTCGTTTCTCTTTCAAAAAGATAGGAGATAAGTATTATATGTCTGATTGCTATACTTACTATCGTTTTCAGACCCTAGACGAATTTGGCAAGGAGGATGAGATCACTTACTTTTGTGATGTTGAGTTTAAAGGTGTCATAGAAAAAAAGCAGATGCGAAATCGGCGTTTGTCAGGGTTCTGTCAAGAGCTGTTTTATTTTCCCGACTCTACCGCCCGTGAATTCTGGGATGAAAATTTTGCTCAGGATTTGGAGACATATTATCAAGGATCGGGGATAGCTCCAACAAAGCAGGTGCCAATGAGTAAAAAAATATTTAATGTAGTTAAGTTTGTTGTTCCTGCCGTGGCAATAGCTCTTTTGGTAAAATGA
- the rffA gene encoding dTDP-4-amino-4,6-dideoxygalactose transaminase, whose protein sequence is MINFNKPHLTGKELDHIQTSLNNLKLCGDGYFTKKCESYFEKMLSAKKCLLTTSCSDALEMCAILCKLNPEDEVIVPSYTFVSSALAFVREKAKIVFADSKKENPCIDERKLENLITSRTKAIVVVHYAGIACDMDVIMEIADKYNILVIEDAAQGFGSYYKGKPLGSIGHLAAFSFHETKNIQCGEGGLLVINDDRFIKRAEIVWEKGTNRAEFFRGEINKYGWKDLGSSFLPADYVAAFLWAQLESAEEIQQKRKAIWKRYYDRLKDTLKDRIQDIPDYASNNAHMFYFVCDSFAERSSLINHLSQNDIKATFHYLSLHKSDYMQEKGYQADLPYADLYSDNLIRLPFYYELSNAEIDFIIDKIKEFYTHKL, encoded by the coding sequence ATGATAAATTTTAATAAGCCTCACCTTACAGGGAAGGAATTAGACCACATCCAAACAAGCCTCAACAACCTGAAGCTCTGTGGAGATGGATATTTCACAAAGAAATGTGAATCTTATTTCGAGAAAATGCTCTCTGCAAAAAAATGTCTCCTCACAACATCTTGTTCCGATGCTCTGGAAATGTGTGCTATATTATGCAAGCTAAATCCGGAAGACGAGGTAATTGTTCCATCGTATACATTCGTTTCCTCTGCCTTAGCTTTTGTTAGAGAAAAAGCCAAAATTGTATTTGCTGATAGCAAAAAAGAAAACCCCTGTATAGATGAACGCAAATTGGAAAATCTAATAACATCTCGAACAAAAGCCATCGTTGTTGTTCACTATGCTGGCATAGCTTGTGATATGGATGTCATTATGGAGATAGCAGACAAGTATAATATATTAGTTATAGAAGACGCAGCACAAGGATTTGGCAGTTACTATAAAGGTAAACCTCTCGGATCGATAGGACACCTGGCGGCATTTTCTTTTCATGAAACCAAAAATATACAATGTGGAGAAGGTGGATTATTAGTAATTAATGATGACAGATTTATCAAAAGAGCAGAAATAGTTTGGGAAAAGGGCACTAATAGGGCGGAATTCTTCCGTGGGGAAATAAATAAATACGGATGGAAAGATTTAGGGTCTTCCTTTCTTCCGGCAGACTATGTAGCAGCCTTCCTTTGGGCTCAACTTGAATCAGCAGAAGAGATACAGCAAAAACGAAAAGCAATTTGGAAGAGATATTATGACAGGCTAAAGGATACACTCAAAGACAGAATACAAGACATTCCCGACTATGCAAGCAATAATGCACATATGTTTTATTTTGTATGCGATTCGTTTGCTGAACGTAGTAGCTTGATAAATCATCTTTCTCAAAACGATATAAAAGCGACATTTCATTATTTGTCTCTACACAAAAGTGATTATATGCAGGAAAAAGGATATCAAGCAGATTTGCCCTATGCAGACCTTTACTCCGATAATCTTATAAGGCTTCCTTTCTATTACGAATTAAGTAATGCAGAAATTGACTTTATAATAGATAAGATTAAAGAATTTTATACCCATAAGCTATGA
- a CDS encoding DUF5040 domain-containing protein → MKKLLLFTILLGALNIYAQSPEKNKYTILLTGASFASSNNGWFELACRTLDATPINKAIGGEAIADAANKIAADTLYTKQQLEDIDAFVIMHVHDEDVASENGLKENYKDYKTPFDRSNYAAAYDYVIKHYITDCYNLKFDKNSKYYNTPSGKPAIIVLCTHWHDARIIYNSAIRKLADKWGFPVVEFDKYIGFSKNHLHPVTGKQYSILYAHNNEKVNGVEYGWHPYNGEDKYIQQRMAAIFTDLMKKVLPLK, encoded by the coding sequence ATGAAAAAGCTATTATTATTTACAATTTTGTTAGGAGCATTAAACATCTACGCCCAATCTCCAGAAAAAAACAAATACACTATCTTATTAACAGGCGCATCGTTTGCCTCATCAAACAACGGTTGGTTCGAATTAGCTTGCAGAACGCTCGATGCTACTCCCATAAACAAGGCTATAGGGGGAGAAGCTATTGCTGATGCGGCAAATAAGATCGCAGCTGATACGCTTTATACAAAACAGCAACTAGAAGATATAGATGCTTTCGTAATAATGCATGTACACGATGAAGATGTTGCCAGTGAAAACGGTCTTAAAGAAAACTATAAAGATTATAAGACACCCTTCGACAGGTCAAATTATGCCGCTGCATACGATTATGTCATCAAGCATTACATTACAGATTGTTACAATTTGAAATTTGATAAAAATTCAAAGTATTATAATACCCCGAGCGGAAAACCTGCAATCATAGTTTTATGTACACACTGGCATGACGCACGCATAATATACAATTCTGCAATACGCAAGTTGGCCGATAAGTGGGGCTTTCCGGTTGTAGAATTCGATAAATATATCGGTTTCTCTAAAAATCACCTACACCCCGTTACCGGAAAGCAATATAGCATTTTGTATGCTCATAATAACGAGAAGGTAAATGGTGTAGAGTATGGATGGCATCCGTATAACGGAGAAGACAAGTATATACAACAACGTATGGCTGCTATATTCACCGATTTGATGAAAAAAGTTCTACCTTTGAAGTAG
- a CDS encoding sulfide/dihydroorotate dehydrogenase-like FAD/NAD-binding protein, producing MNKIVDKEYFSENVVKFEVEAPLIAKSRKAGHFVIVRVGEKGERIPLTIAASDLNKGTITIVIQAVGASSKKICELNVGDYITDIVGPLGQATHIENYGTVICAGGGVGIAPMLPIIEAMKRAGNKVISVLAARTKDLVILEKQVAEYSDEVIVMTDDGSYGHKGLITNGVEMVINREKVDLCVTIGPAIMMKFVSLLTQKYNIPTMASLNTIMVDGTGMCGACRVSVGGKTKFVCVDGPEFNAHEVDFDEMLMRLRAYS from the coding sequence ATGAACAAAATTGTAGACAAAGAGTATTTCTCTGAAAACGTAGTTAAGTTTGAGGTTGAAGCACCTCTTATCGCTAAAAGCCGTAAGGCCGGCCACTTTGTCATTGTACGTGTTGGCGAGAAAGGCGAGCGTATACCTTTAACCATTGCAGCATCTGACCTTAACAAAGGAACTATCACTATTGTTATTCAGGCTGTAGGAGCCTCTTCAAAAAAGATTTGCGAACTGAATGTGGGCGATTATATAACTGATATTGTTGGCCCGCTAGGACAAGCAACCCATATCGAAAACTACGGGACGGTTATCTGTGCCGGGGGTGGAGTAGGTATTGCGCCAATGCTTCCAATTATAGAAGCGATGAAAAGAGCCGGAAATAAAGTTATTTCTGTCTTGGCAGCACGCACCAAAGACCTTGTGATACTCGAAAAACAAGTAGCCGAATACTCGGACGAAGTAATAGTTATGACCGATGATGGTTCTTACGGACACAAAGGATTGATTACAAATGGTGTTGAGATGGTAATTAATCGTGAGAAAGTAGACTTATGTGTAACCATAGGCCCTGCTATTATGATGAAATTCGTTTCTTTACTGACCCAGAAATACAATATTCCTACAATGGCATCATTAAACACCATTATGGTAGACGGCACAGGCATGTGCGGTGCTTGTCGTGTATCGGTAGGAGGAAAAACTAAATTTGTATGTGTTGATGGTCCCGAGTTTAATGCTCACGAAGTAGATTTCGACGAAATGCTAATGAGGCTAAGAGCTTATAGTTAA
- a CDS encoding biotin/lipoyl-containing protein produces MGREIKFSLVYRDMWQSSGKYQPRVDQLTQVAPVIIDMGCFARVETNGGAFEQVNLLYGENPNKAVREWTAPFNKVGIQTHMLERGLNALRMYPVPKDVRQLMFKVKHAQGTNISRSFDGLNDPRNLELSVKYAKEAGMISQAALCITSSPIHTVEYYVNFADKLVEFGADELCLKDMAGVGRPAFLGKLVKALKDRHPNIPIQYHGHTGPGFSVASMLEVARAGADYVDTAIEPLAWGMVHPDIITIQAMLKNAGFSVPDINMSAYMEARALTQSFIDDFLGYWIDPSNKIMTSLLVGCGLPGGMMGSMMADLRGMHSAINMALRNNGKAEVTLNDLVVQLFEEVEYIWPKLGYPPLVTPFSQYVKNIALMNIFSMAQGQPRFSNIDKDSWNMILGKTGTLPGKLDEEIVELAKAKGLEFYTGNPQDEYPDALDSYRKEMDENGWDYGQDDEELFELAMHDRQYRDYKSGLAKERFNIDLEKEKEKAGAPIIVTRQVVEVPAFDAEAIKAKYPEAKPLQATVSGQVIWQVDVDDVSTAPVVGTSVKEGDVVCFVQTYYGIEEVKALTSGKIIQIETKQGAKVQKNQVLAYID; encoded by the coding sequence ATGGGAAGAGAAATTAAATTCAGCCTCGTTTATCGTGACATGTGGCAGTCATCGGGAAAGTACCAGCCGCGTGTTGACCAATTGACACAAGTTGCACCGGTTATTATTGACATGGGATGTTTTGCTCGTGTTGAAACGAATGGTGGCGCTTTTGAACAAGTAAATTTGCTTTACGGAGAAAATCCAAACAAAGCAGTTCGTGAATGGACAGCTCCTTTCAACAAAGTTGGCATCCAAACACACATGCTTGAACGTGGATTAAATGCTCTACGCATGTACCCTGTTCCAAAAGATGTTCGTCAATTGATGTTTAAAGTAAAACATGCACAAGGGACTAATATCTCTCGTTCGTTTGATGGATTGAATGACCCCCGCAACCTTGAACTTTCTGTAAAATATGCAAAAGAAGCCGGCATGATTTCTCAGGCTGCTCTTTGTATTACTTCGTCCCCTATCCATACAGTAGAATACTATGTAAACTTTGCTGACAAACTAGTAGAGTTTGGAGCTGACGAATTATGCTTAAAAGACATGGCCGGTGTAGGACGTCCTGCTTTCCTAGGTAAATTAGTGAAAGCACTAAAAGACCGCCATCCAAATATTCCGATTCAGTATCATGGACACACAGGCCCGGGTTTCTCTGTAGCTTCTATGCTCGAAGTTGCACGTGCAGGTGCTGACTATGTAGATACAGCAATCGAACCTTTAGCATGGGGAATGGTGCACCCTGATATTATCACAATACAGGCAATGCTCAAAAATGCAGGATTCTCTGTACCTGATATCAATATGAGCGCTTATATGGAAGCTCGCGCATTGACGCAATCATTCATAGACGATTTCTTAGGATATTGGATCGACCCTTCAAACAAAATAATGACATCTCTACTTGTAGGCTGCGGTCTTCCGGGAGGTATGATGGGCTCTATGATGGCCGACCTTAGAGGTATGCATTCGGCTATCAATATGGCCCTTCGCAATAATGGTAAAGCTGAAGTTACGTTGAATGATCTTGTAGTACAATTATTCGAAGAAGTAGAATATATATGGCCTAAACTTGGTTATCCGCCACTCGTAACACCATTCAGCCAATATGTGAAAAATATTGCATTGATGAATATATTCTCGATGGCTCAGGGACAACCTCGTTTCTCTAACATCGACAAAGACAGCTGGAATATGATACTTGGTAAAACAGGTACGCTTCCTGGCAAGCTGGATGAAGAAATTGTTGAATTGGCTAAGGCAAAAGGACTTGAATTCTACACAGGCAATCCACAGGATGAATACCCTGACGCTCTTGATTCATATCGCAAAGAAATGGATGAAAACGGCTGGGATTACGGACAAGATGACGAAGAATTGTTTGAATTAGCAATGCACGACCGTCAATACCGTGACTACAAATCAGGATTGGCAAAAGAACGTTTCAATATAGACCTTGAAAAAGAAAAGGAAAAAGCCGGTGCTCCAATAATCGTAACACGTCAGGTAGTAGAAGTACCTGCATTTGATGCGGAAGCGATTAAAGCTAAATATCCGGAAGCAAAACCTCTTCAAGCTACAGTTAGCGGACAAGTTATTTGGCAAGTGGATGTAGACGATGTTTCTACCGCTCCTGTTGTTGGCACATCCGTAAAAGAAGGTGATGTTGTATGTTTTGTTCAAACTTATTATGGTATCGAAGAAGTAAAAGCTCTTACTTCAGGAAAGATTATCCAAATAGAAACAAAACAAGGCGCAAAAGTTCAAAAGAATCAGGTTTTAGCTTATATAGACTAA
- the ybeY gene encoding rRNA maturation RNase YbeY: MSILYQAEEVKLPSIKKRKTTDWIKLVATSYGKQIGDISFIFCSDKKILEVNNQYLQHDYYTDIITFDYSEDDIISGDIFISVDTVKSNSETFGTNYDEELNRIIIHGILHLCGINDKGPGEREYMTECENKALKILEA, translated from the coding sequence ATGTCTATACTCTATCAAGCAGAGGAAGTAAAACTTCCGTCTATAAAGAAACGTAAAACTACAGACTGGATAAAACTGGTTGCCACATCTTATGGTAAACAGATTGGAGATATTTCATTTATTTTTTGCTCCGACAAAAAAATACTTGAAGTAAATAACCAGTATTTGCAACACGACTATTATACTGATATTATTACATTCGACTATAGTGAAGATGATATAATATCGGGGGACATTTTTATCAGTGTAGATACAGTCAAAAGCAACTCTGAAACGTTCGGAACGAATTACGATGAAGAGCTTAACCGTATTATAATACACGGAATACTGCATCTGTGTGGGATCAATGACAAAGGGCCCGGAGAAAGAGAATATATGACTGAATGCGAAAACAAAGCATTAAAAATATTGGAGGCATAG
- a CDS encoding YeiH family protein: MQKLLSKLYYIVPICCFFPFFSAPLALFLGIILAFFYKGEEVVKTGKLTKYLLQASIVCMGFSMSMHEVIQTGKTGFMITVGSVLITVLAGIGLGLLLKVGKNTTLLISSGTAICGGSAIAAVAPVLGAKNNEISFSLAVVFVLNAVGLFIFPAIGHLLQMDQTHFGYWAAIAIHDTSSVVGACSAYGEQALQVGTTVKLTRTLWIIPLALCIAFFNKNKTSKITIPWFIFLFVVAIIIGNYIPGMTETNEHLSWLGKKGMMISLFFIGASINLEEVKKTGVNTFLLGILLWFVIAVLSLYWIKLMF; the protein is encoded by the coding sequence GTGCAAAAACTTCTGAGCAAATTATATTATATTGTACCAATCTGCTGTTTCTTCCCGTTCTTCTCAGCACCGTTGGCTTTATTTCTCGGTATAATACTCGCTTTTTTTTATAAAGGGGAGGAAGTAGTTAAAACAGGCAAGCTAACAAAGTATCTACTGCAAGCATCTATTGTATGCATGGGTTTTTCGATGTCGATGCATGAGGTTATCCAAACAGGGAAAACAGGGTTTATGATCACTGTGGGTTCGGTTCTTATAACAGTTTTAGCGGGTATCGGACTCGGTTTGTTACTGAAAGTAGGAAAAAACACAACATTACTTATATCTAGCGGAACAGCTATTTGTGGAGGGAGTGCCATTGCCGCCGTAGCTCCGGTTTTGGGGGCAAAAAACAACGAGATAAGTTTTTCACTTGCTGTTGTTTTTGTATTAAATGCTGTAGGATTATTTATTTTCCCAGCTATCGGACATCTGCTTCAAATGGATCAGACCCATTTCGGATATTGGGCTGCCATAGCTATACACGACACCAGCTCGGTAGTAGGAGCATGTTCGGCATACGGAGAGCAGGCCCTGCAAGTGGGTACAACCGTAAAACTAACACGTACACTCTGGATTATACCGCTTGCATTATGCATCGCGTTCTTTAATAAAAATAAAACCTCGAAAATAACAATACCTTGGTTTATATTTCTGTTTGTTGTTGCTATCATTATAGGAAACTATATTCCGGGAATGACAGAAACAAACGAACATCTCAGCTGGCTTGGAAAAAAAGGAATGATGATTTCTTTATTCTTTATCGGAGCCTCTATTAATCTGGAAGAAGTAAAAAAAACAGGCGTAAACACCTTTCTTCTAGGTATTCTTCTTTGGTTTGTAATAGCTGTATTATCTTTATACTGGATTAAACTAATGTTTTAA
- a CDS encoding TDP-N-acetylfucosamine:lipid II N-acetylfucosaminyltransferase, which translates to MILHLVHDEKIINRTIDVFETVFPGENLFVVFTRKKFKFVRNGDNVISFLDFERVRKDCDITSIIIHYMNSRKIKFIQTFYPSKPTVYWIIWGADLYNKLLEPRGFKMIDKQSSYHKSPKLKNLLLTPYNRIKEQIRTKQNIYFIDKRVQYIVTDTTENDYNILLKYYPKLKHIPWKDFFYYPIDVILGEELMEMHIEGQNIQIGNSASMTNNHEYAMSILSKLQIGDRKIVVPLSYSGDKAYKESVVRCGKKLLGENFTPLMNFMPLEDYNKLLININVAIYGNWRQEAIGNIIISLYLGAKVFLSYHNPVLEWAQNHNLIVFELEKITQAEIDSPLNETDKKRNRKILIQLYNKERLFKLIKESFAEK; encoded by the coding sequence ATGATCCTTCATCTGGTACATGATGAGAAAATAATTAATCGTACTATTGACGTTTTTGAAACTGTATTCCCGGGAGAAAATTTATTTGTTGTTTTTACCCGTAAAAAGTTCAAATTTGTACGAAATGGAGATAATGTAATATCGTTTCTTGATTTTGAAAGAGTAAGAAAAGATTGTGATATTACATCTATCATCATTCATTATATGAATAGTAGAAAGATAAAATTCATACAAACCTTCTATCCTTCAAAACCTACTGTGTACTGGATTATATGGGGTGCTGATTTATACAACAAACTTTTGGAGCCAAGGGGTTTTAAGATGATCGACAAACAAAGTAGCTATCATAAATCCCCAAAATTAAAAAACCTCTTATTAACCCCCTACAACAGGATAAAAGAGCAAATCAGAACCAAGCAGAACATTTACTTTATAGATAAAAGAGTTCAATATATTGTAACAGATACTACAGAAAACGACTACAATATATTATTAAAATACTATCCAAAACTAAAACATATTCCTTGGAAAGATTTCTTTTACTATCCTATTGATGTCATTTTAGGAGAAGAATTAATGGAAATGCATATTGAAGGCCAAAATATTCAGATTGGCAACTCAGCTTCAATGACTAATAATCATGAGTATGCGATGAGTATCTTATCCAAATTGCAAATAGGAGACAGAAAAATTGTCGTCCCTTTGAGCTATTCGGGAGATAAAGCATATAAGGAATCTGTTGTAAGATGTGGAAAAAAGCTATTGGGAGAAAATTTCACTCCTCTAATGAATTTCATGCCATTGGAAGATTACAACAAACTACTCATCAATATCAATGTAGCAATATATGGCAACTGGCGACAAGAAGCCATAGGAAACATTATTATATCTTTGTATCTGGGAGCTAAGGTATTCCTATCTTATCATAATCCAGTATTAGAATGGGCTCAAAATCATAATCTGATTGTATTTGAATTAGAAAAGATAACTCAGGCAGAGATCGACTCTCCTCTAAACGAAACAGACAAAAAGAGAAATAGAAAAATATTAATTCAATTATATAATAAAGAGAGGTTGTTTAAACTCATTAAAGAAAGTTTCGCGGAAAAATAA
- a CDS encoding 4'-phosphopantetheinyl transferase family protein — MLYYKEYITDSTLLGIWKIEETSEELFSLLAHYEWIQNIYTVKAESRVLEILSTRILIKALTGEEKEVRYNTTGRPFLADESYHMSVSHTKGYVAVAINKEKPIGLDVEYISEKIRRVQSRLISDKEYIDKDNELIHLLLHWSAKEAMFKYLDTEGVDFRKNLFVSKFTPEGKGTFNAKETRSPQHIEFKAYYKIEKEFVLVCIEEKS, encoded by the coding sequence ATGCTATATTACAAAGAATATATAACCGATTCAACCCTATTGGGAATATGGAAGATAGAGGAAACCAGCGAAGAGCTGTTTTCTCTACTTGCCCATTACGAATGGATTCAGAATATATATACAGTAAAGGCAGAATCGAGGGTACTAGAAATATTATCAACGAGGATATTAATAAAAGCACTTACTGGTGAAGAAAAAGAAGTGCGCTACAACACTACAGGGAGACCATTTCTCGCAGACGAATCTTATCACATGAGCGTGTCCCACACCAAAGGTTATGTAGCTGTAGCTATCAATAAAGAGAAACCCATAGGGCTGGATGTGGAGTATATATCAGAAAAGATAAGAAGAGTACAAAGTCGTCTTATTTCTGACAAGGAATATATTGACAAGGACAATGAACTCATCCACCTCCTACTCCACTGGTCGGCAAAAGAAGCTATGTTTAAGTACCTTGATACCGAAGGCGTTGATTTCCGAAAAAATTTATTTGTAAGTAAGTTTACTCCTGAAGGGAAAGGAACATTCAATGCAAAAGAGACTCGTTCGCCACAACACATCGAATTTAAAGCATATTACAAGATCGAAAAAGAGTTTGTGTTGGTATGTATTGAGGAGAAAAGCTAA